In Gossypium raimondii isolate GPD5lz chromosome 12, ASM2569854v1, whole genome shotgun sequence, a single window of DNA contains:
- the LOC105765057 gene encoding protein FIP2, whose translation MSTTTSPPLPQPSSATAARRVPPPCWTKDETLALIDAYKEKWFALRRGNLKASDWDAVSDVVSSASDPGTVKSSVQCRHKIEKLRKRYRAEKQRSLKNLGKFSSSWDLYPLLDSMNFASTSVAGSDDQDHSIDHKVTVFGDFCLKSNKRENIDGNSGSNLGFDHEFRGGHNSSFNFDHKWQENGGFVAKGIKKFKSDGRIGDGYGSMVDFDHSFGQDVDSLGEFPLKTLGDRSFLNVGFKSKNYGCPNLNYDYDNDSKEYSIDEEMGFRARDSGAWDSVPQGIHQKKRGRVDMNFEPGGDCRGLNGDASCSRPGLERKNAGAGVKRGVDPVDEMVSSIKLLAEGFVRMEKMKMEMVKEIEKMRMEMEMKHNEMILESQQKIVDAFSSALSEKKKKKKKPSLMFSNMNGNGVEEWQEDAFIKKER comes from the coding sequence ATGTCGACTACAACTTCTCCTCCTCTTCCCCAACCCTCCTCCGCCACCGCTGCACGGCGGGTTCCTCCCCCGTGCTGGACTAAAGACGAAACCCTGGCGTTGATCGACGCTTACAAGGAGAAATGGTTCGCTCTTCGACGTGGGAATCTGAAAGCATCGGATTGGGACGCCGTGTCGGACGTCGTATCCTCCGCTTCTGATCCTGGAACCGTGAAATCATCCGTTCAGTGCCGGCATAAGATCGAGAAGCTGAGGAAGCGTTACCGTGCCGAGAAGCAACGGAGCCTTAAAAATTTGGGCAAGTTCTCTTCTTCTTGGGACTTGTATCCTCTGCTTGATTCTATGAATTTTGCATCCACCTCCGTTGCTGGATCTGATGATCAAGATCATTCTATTGATCATAAAGTCACTGTATTCGGCGACTTTTGCTTGAAATCGAACAAGCGTGAAAATATTGATGGGAATTCTGGGTCTAATCTAGGTTTTGATCATGAATTTAGAGGTGGGcataattcaagttttaattttgatcacAAATGGCAGGAAAATGGGGGTTTTGTGGCCAAaggaattaaaaaattcaagagTGACGGTAGAATTGGCGATGGGTATGGTTCTATGGTTGATTTTGATCATAGTTTTGGTCAGGATGTTGATAGTCTTGGAGAGTTTCCTCTTAAGACCTTAGGCGATAGGAGTTTTTTGAACGTCGGATTCAAATCAAAGAATTATGGTTGCCCTAATCTAAATTATGATTATGATAATGATTCAAAAGAGTATAGCATTGATGAAGAAATGGGGTTTCGAGCTAGAGATTCAGGTGCATGGGATTCAGTGCCCCAAGGTATTCATCAAAAGAAACGTGGTAGAGTTGATATGAACTTTGAACCAGGTGGTGACTGTAGGGGTTTAAATGGAGATGCTTCTTGTTCAAGGCCAGGGCTTGAGAGAAAGAATGCTGGTGCTGGAGTCAAGAGGGGTGTGGATCCAGTTGATGAGATGGTTTCCTCAATTAAGTTGCTGGCTGAAGGGTTTGTGAGGATGGAGAAGATGAAGATGGAAATGGTGAAGGAGATTGAGAAGATGAGAATGGAGATGGAGATGAAGCATAACGAGATGATACTCGAATCACAACAAAAGATCGTGGATGCGTTTTCCAGTGCGTTGtcggaaaagaagaaaaagaaaaagaaaccatcCTTAATGTTCTCAAACATGAACGGAAATGGGGTTGAAGAATGGCAAGAAGATGCTTTCATTAAGAAAGAAAGGTAG
- the LOC105765056 gene encoding cationic amino acid transporter 6, chloroplastic, which translates to MATIQSKDNKTIFFNYFKSLSQTPHRLRKRMLATWTPDQELNQVRLRSGADMKRKLKWYDLVALGVGGMLGVGVFVTTGPVARNHSGPSVFISYIIAGISALLSSLCYTEFSVQIPVAGGAFSYLRVTFGEFVGYFAGANILMEYVLSNAAVARSFTEYLCSAFGISDPNSWRVEVPGLLQGYNKLDFSAVALVLILTFCLCHSTKESSILNLIMTAFHIVFFGFIIIMGFCNGSVENLVKPTGLTPNGIRGVLDGAAIVYFSYIGYDSVSTLAEEIQNPPVTLPVGIIGSVFIVSGLYCLMALALCVMVPYNQIAEKASYSMAFQRIGWKWAGNIVGAGASLGIVASLLVAMLGQARYLCVIGRARLVPSWLSKVHPSTGTPLNATLFLGLCTASIALFTDLDIVIEIISIGTLLVFYLVANALIYRKYVLTSKNPPFPTLSFLFLITSCAIGFSISWKLEQQWWGLPLFGGIIMVVTAFFQYTVPCLGPPSEWSVPFMPWPAAVSIFLNVFLMTTLKMLSFQRFAIWGLLITLFYVLYGVHSTFEAEEMGMKMAVNEVPNPSIQLTKLEV; encoded by the exons ATGGCAACCATTCAATCCAAAGACAACAAAACTATCTTCTTCAACTATTTCAAGTCTCTTTCCCAAACCCCTCATAGGCTTAGAAAGAGAATGCTAGCAACATGGACCCCAGACCAAGAGCTTAATCAAGTAAGGCTAAGGTCTGGTGCTGATATGAAGAGGAAACTTAAATGGTATGATTTAGTAGCTCTTGGTGTAGGTGGAATGCTTGGTGTTGGCGTTTTCGTCACCACTGGACCCGTAGCCCGTAATCACTCTGGTCCATCAGTCTTCATATCCTACATCATTGCCGGAATATCAGCacttctttcttctttgtgTTACACTGAATTTTCAGTCCAGATTCCTGTTGCTGGTGGTGCCTTCAGTTACCTGAGAGTGACTTTTG GAGAATTTGTGGGCTATTTTGCTGGAGCAAACATACTAATGGAGTATGTATTATCAAACGCCGCCGTGGCCAGAAGTTTTACAGAGTATTTATGCTCAGCCTTTGGGATAAGTGATCCCAATTCCTGGAGAGTGGAAGTTCCTGGATTGCTACAAGGCTATAACAAGTTGGATTTCTCAGCCGTTGCTCTTGTTCTTATTCTCACTTTCTGCTTATGCCATAG TACAAAGGAAAGCTCAatcttgaacctaattatgacAGCCTTTCATATTGTGTTCTTTGGATTCATCATAATCATGGGTTTCTGCAATGGAAGTGTGGAAAACTTGGTGAAGCCAACGGGGCTAACTCCTAACGGTATTAGAGGGGTTCTTGATGGAGCAGCTATAGTTTACTTCAGCTACATAGGCTATGACTCAGTCTCAACCTTGGCTGAAGAGATCCAAAACCCTCCGGTAACCCTTCCGGTGGGGATCATCGGTTCGGTTTTTATTGTCTCCGGACTTTACTGCCTCATGGCGTTGGCCTTGTGCGTGATGGTTCCTTACAATCAG ATAGCTGAAAAGGCATCATATTCAATGGCTTTCCAAAGAATTGGTTGGAAGTGGGCAGGGAATATAGTTGGGGCAGGAGCAAGCTTGGGGATAGTGGCTTCTCTTTTGGTCGCCATGTTAGGCCAAGCCAGGTACCTGTGTGTTATAGGAAGGGCCAGGCTGGTGCCATCCTGGTTATCTAAGGTGCATCCTTCAACAGGCACCCCATTGAATGCCACACTCTTTTTGG GGCTTTGCACAGCATCAATAGCACTCTTCACTGACTTGGACATAGTGATTGAAATCATCTCTATCGGCACACTGTTGGTGTTCTACCTGGTGGCCAATGCTCTTATCTACCGAAAATATGTGCTAACAAGCAAAAATCCACCTTTCCCCACACTCTCCTTCCTCTTCCTCATTACATCTTGTGCAATAGGCTTCTCGATATCATGGAAACTCGAGCAGCAATGGTGGGGTTTGCCTCTTTTCGGCGGGATAATTATGGTCGTTACAGCCTTCTTCCAGTACACGGTGCCTTGCCTAGGGCCGCCAAGCGAGTGGTCAGTGCCATTCATGCCTTGGCCGGCTGCTGTATCCATTTTCCTTAATGTCTTCCTTATGACCACACTGAAGATGCTCTCATTCCAAAGGTTTGCGATATGGGGACTTTTGATAACTTTGTTCTATGTATTATATGGAGTTCATTCAACGTTTGAAGCAGAAGAGATGGGGATGAAAATGGCTGTTAATGAAGTGCCAAACCCATCTATCCAACTAACAAAGCTAGAGGTTTAA
- the LOC105765058 gene encoding (S)-ureidoglycine aminohydrolase, translating into MQNPSLPRLLLLSFTLTSVFNQVLGDEGFCSAPSILDQTDSSSKPLYWKVTSPTLSPSHLQDLPGFTRSVYRRDHALITPESHVFSPLPDWTNTLGAYLITPAIGSHFVMYLAKMQENSRSGLPPNDVERLIFVTQGAVTLTNSSGISNKLVVDSYAYLPPNFDHSLKCDGSATLVVFERRYAFLDNHITEHIVGSTDKQPLLETPGEVFELRKLLPASMPYDFNIHVMDFQPGEFLNVKEVHYNQHGLLLLEGQGIYRLGDSWYPVQAGDVIWMAPFVPQWYAALGKTRSRYLLYKDVNRNPL; encoded by the exons ATGCAGAATCCCTCTCTTCCTCGACTTCTACTTTTATCCTTCACTCTAACAA GTGTGTTCAACCAAGTACTGGGTGATGAAGGATTCTGTTCCGCTCCTTCCATATTGGACCAAACTGATAGTTCCTCTAAACCTTTGTACTGGAAAGTCACTAGCCCAACCCTGTCTCCTTCGCATCTCCAAG ACTTACCTGGTTTCACTCGTAGTGTTTACAGAAGGGACCATGCGTTAATAACGCCAGAAAGTCATGTTTTCAGTCCTTTGCCTGATTG GACAAATACACTGGGAGCATATTTAATAACACCGGCAATTGGTTCACATTTCGTGATGTATCTGGCAAAAATGCAAG AAAACTCGAGGTCAGGGCTTCCCCCTAATGATGTGGAGAG GCTCATATTTGTGACTCAGGGTGCTGTCACTCTCACCAATTCATCTGGCATTAGCAACAAATTGGTG GTGGATTCATATGCTTATCTTCCTCCTAATTTTGATCATTCTCTGAAGTGTGATGGCTCTGCTACTCTTGTAGTATTTGAACGGAG ATATGCCTTTCTGGATAATCACATCACTGAGCATATTGTTGGTTCAACAGATAAGCAGCCACTTCTAGAAACTCCTGGTGAG GTGTTTGAACTTAGGAAGCTTCTTCCAGCATCAATGCCTTATGACTTCAATATCCAT GTTATGGATTTTCAACCGGGAGAATTCCTTAATGTGAAG GAGGTCCATTATAATCAACATGGTTTGTTGCTTTTAGAGGGACAGGGTATTTATCGCTTGGGTGATAGCTG GTATCCGGTTCAAGCTGGTGACGTTATATGGATGGCACCTTTTGTGCCGCAATG GTACGCTGCACTTGGAAAAACCCGGTCACGTTATTTGCTGTATAAAGATGTAAATAGGAATCCACTGTAG